GGGGATGCTTGACTTGAATCATGTGGATTTGGTTTATCCAACAGAAATACTTTGGAGCTGGAGCTACACTCCTAGCTCTTCTCCGGCTGACTTTTGGCTGACCCCTTTATCCTTACCctagtgcctcagtttccctgctctTATGTCGTACTAGTACGTCAAAGCTGGTGTCCCTGGGgtcagggaaagaggagagagacgTCAAGTCCCCAGGTTTAACAGCTGATTCTTGTATCTTCCAGCAttctaagtttgttttcgaaataCTCAGTGAGTCAGAGTGACCGGGAGGGAGTTTGTAACAGAGTTTGCTGTTTTTAGGAGAACTCTGTGACCCAAATAATGAGGGTAGGGTCAGATTTGAAGAAATTGGATCTGGGATAGGGATCTGAAGTTTTTTTCTTACTATCATGAAGAAAGCTCTTGATAACAGAGGACGATGGAGTTAGGATTTCGAACCAGCTGACTAGAATGTGATTCCCCCAAAGAGTCCAGGCAATGATGGTTTCTGGTCCCAGAGTCCATGGAGTTAAACCCTGTAGCTTTATCCCACGTCACAGTGACATCAGGGCAAGAACTGGCTGTTCCAAGGAGAGGCGTCTTAGCTCCACCTCCTTCCTGGAAGCTGAAGCTGCTTCAGCATACAGCTGGGACTTAGCTTTCTTGGTATTCTGGGGAAGAACCATTTCTACCTGACTCTTCCTACAGAAACAAATCCCATTCTTCTTGGTGTTCTTAATTTCCTCCTGAGATTACCTTTCTCCTGCAGTATCTCAGAGAGGCGATCTTCTTTGACAGAGGCGTCACTTGGCCCAGAAGACTTGgttggcagtggtgtgctggagctaACTCATACTGGCTCACAAGAAcactgttaaattttcaggaattttgtgagccagttgttaaacacagctgttattaaaaatcagATTATACTAGCTTGcgatttaatatattaaaaatcaaggTAGAGGTATCAAAATCCATGCCTtcattattttactacatttttctACGCTGTGCTCCTTAGGTATTTACTTCCATTGTATCTGTATCGTGGAAATACTGTGTAATGGTGTGCTACTCGGCCCAGCACTGTCTGTGGTCAGTTACATAATGTTGGTAGTTTAAAGTGGGACTTCGTAGGAGTATTTTCACCATGGAAATGGGCAAACACGACAAATCGGGGTCCCCCCACCTTCACCCCTTCAGTGTGTTTCATCCTGCCTTTCTGAGGCTCCTGAGATTGGGAAGGTTTATGTAGCACTGACCTCTAATGCCCACTGAGAGCAGTGCTTCTAGCAGCCAGACTGAGGGTTCCTTGGCCTGTTAGATGTGATCCtgattcctccctcttcccaggcCCTTCCATACTTCGACCGGCTAGACTATGTGTCCATGATGTGTAACGAACAGGCCTATTCACTGGCTGTGGAGAAGTTGCTCAACATCCAACCTCCTCCTAGGGCACAGTGGATCCGAGGTATGCCCATCCCCTTCTTCCTGTGGCCCACTGAGAGTACAGCATGGTGCCTCTGCCCCGCATCTTAGGAGCGCCGAACCGGAGCTTAGTATGCAGACCCCAGGCTCTGCCCAGAGCTGCTCTGTCAGCCTGGATCCTTGGCTCCTATATCCTTCTCTTGTCTTCACCTCTCTACAGTGCTGTTTGGAGAAATCACTCGGCTTTTGAACCACATCATGGCTGTGACCACACATGCCCTGGACATTGGGGCCATGACCCCTTTCTTCTGGTTGtttgaagaaagggagaaggtatgagaaggaggaaagaataggagaagggaaggaggtgcCAGAGGTAGAGAAGGTATGAAGGAGACGAGAGTAAAAGGAGAGAGAACATTTAGGGGGAGAAGGTATATTTAACCTGGGTTATATTCTTGAGGAGCTCTGTGTCATGAGGGGTTGGTTGGGCACCAgaaggctgggggcgggggagtaGACCATCATGGTGTCGGACTTAGGGGCCCAGGACTTTGTCACTAATTCCCAGTGTGTCCTATCAAGATGTTTGAGTTCTACGAGCGAGTGTCTGGGGCTCGGATGCATGCTGCTTATGTCCGGCCAGGAGGTGTGCACCAGGTGAGCAGGCTCCCCTGCCTCTCTTAAGGTCCAGTCCTTGCTTATATCCTCTGTGGCCACTGGAGGGCAGCCCTGGCTGATGGAAGCGCTAACCCTGTATCCCTGAGGCAGGGCTGGCTCTCCTTAGTGGAGACTCTGCACTCACTATCGATTCTCCGTTTGTCTTCTAGGACCTACCCCTTGGGCTTATGGATGACATTTATGAGTTTTCTAAGAACTTCTCTCTTCGCATTGATGAGCTGGAGGAGGTAAGATAGGAGCCGGTGGGGAAAATCCCTCTCTTACCCCAAGAGGATCTGTGGGATTAGTCCCCaattataaagaaatacagaGGTATTTGAAGAGTGTTCACACACCAGCTCTCTTGCTCAACAGATGCTGACCAACAATAGGATCTGGCAAAATCGGACAGTCGACATTGGGGTTGTAACAGCAGAAGACGCACTTAACTATGGTTTTAGGTGTGAGGAATAAGACTTGTCTCCTTAGGGGCGGGTGGGTTCCAGCTTCATCTCTTGGCTTCAGGGGTGGCGCCTTCCTTGCTGTGCTGTCTTTGTATCCCATGCCCAGAGCGtgcgggagggagaggggagactAGGGAAGAGAGCATGCCTCTTTTCTTGGTTTGTGGAAAGTGACCCTTGGTCCCATTATGCTCTCTACAGCGGGGTAATGCTCCGGGGCTCGGGCATCCAGTGGGACCTGCGGAAGACCCAGCCCTATGATGTTTATGACCAGGTGGAGTTTGATGTTCCTGTTGGCTCTCGAGGGGACTGCTATGATAGGTGAGGCCCAGATCCCTTCTTAGCTCATTTTCCAGCTAGTTTCCCCTGTCTAACTTTTCTCTTAACTGCTTTCGTCTTTCTCATACTTTCCAATATCTGTTGGAGCTCTTGTGTGTGTTAAACTAGGTTGCTTTTCAAAGTACTTGCACATATgggacattttattttactcttacaTTCTTCTTATGTCTTAGATGGAACTAGTTTGGGCTGCATCTTATAGCTGAGAAAGCTGAAGCATAAAAGTTAGAGATTAGCCTGGGATATTATTCTGTTAGCAGTGCTTGAGACTAGACTCCTCCTTATCCAGTGCTGTTTCCACTAGATTCTAAGCTTCAAATTCCATTCCTCTTTACTGACCCCAAGAAAaatttgctactgttttctttttgagtCACTTTGACTCTCACCTGTTCTATACTCCAAAAAATGTTTAAGAGGGTAATTAAAGAGGGAACTACTACAGGACATGGTCTGAGAAAACTAGAAGAGGATTTGGTCTGAGAAAACTAGGAGAGGGCCCAGTGCTCGAATCAGAAGACTGTAGGTTTTCTATGGGTGGCCAGGCCAAGCAGAGATGCTGTACTAGGAGAAAAGGATGAGGAAGGTTACCTAGCACTCTTCAGTTTGGCCAAGGGCATCCATCCTCCCAGCCTCACATCTCATCCTCTGGCTGCTCTTCTCTTGATCTGAGTCTGTCTCATCTACTTCAGGTACCTGTGTCGGGTGGAGGAGATGCGCCAGTCCCTTCGAATCATCTTACAGTGTCTGAACAAGATGCCTCCCGGGGAGATCAAGGTTGATGATGCCAAAGTGTCTCCACCAAAACGAGCAGAGATGAAGGTTAGCTATAGggggagggaaaagggggaaagggggcagCGGCTGGGGAGGAGTATCTTGGGATTAAATCctgcttttcagttttcctttttcaaagaatTCACTGTAAAGGATTCTTAACCTCCCGTAGCCTCCTCTCTTTTTCTATACCTTCTGTGCTCATTGGcttacatgtgggatcttagactCCCTGGGGGTAGGATTATTTTCCGTGTGTGGGTACACCTGCCATACAGTTTGGGTCTGGCCTGTTGACGCTCCATTTTTCCTCTCTCCAGACTTCTATGGAGTCACTGATTCATCACTTTAAGTTGTATACTGAGGGCTACCAAGTTCCTCCAGGTGCCACATACACTGCCATCGAGGCTCCTAAGGTGAGgcaagaaggggaaggaaaggacagTACGTGGAGTGGGTGACTGGCGATGGATGTTCAGATAAATGCTTGTTCATCAGCGAGAGAGAGGACGTGAGGGTGAATAGAGAGGTTTTTGTTGGCAGAGGAAAGGGTTCTTCCTGTTAATGGAGGCAGCCAACCTTCTTCCTTGGACAGGGAGAGTTTGGGGTGTACCTGGTGTCTGATGGCAGCAGCCGCCCTTATCGATGCAAGATCAAGGCTCCTGGTTTTGCCCACCTGGTAAGAACCAACCCCAAAGATTCTAACGCTAATACGTGAAGCCAGTAATTAATGGCCTTGGTTGAGATTTTTATGAACTTTCACTCCTCCTCCTTCTACCCTGTTAATCTTGCCTAACACTATTGCTGTCTTAATCTCTGCAGGCTGGTTTGGACAAGATGTCTAAGGGACACATGTTGGCGGATGTCGTTGCCATCATAGGTACAAGGCCTGTTGTTTAGTAGAGGTGTTCTAGGCAAGGGAGTTTGAGACTCTGATTGGGGACAGAAACTGAACACTTCCTGTTCGACATAGACTATGGGCATAGACTGAAATCCTCAGTTTCCTGAGCACAGTAATGAGTTCTAGATTCTTGGTAACatcactttttttctcctccccctgACCTCCTAGGTACCCAAGATATTGTGTTTGGAGAAGTAGATCGGTGAGCACGGGAACAGCATTGGACCTCCCTGCCTACCTGCTTCGTCTGCGGAGCCTGTCCATCGTTGGGAatgggactgtgtgtgtgtgtgtgtgtgtgtgtgtgtgtgtgtacacgtacaTGAATGCTTAGCTGTCAGGCTTTCTGTGCATGTactggaaaaggagaaattataataaatgagCCGCCTCTGGCCTCAAGCCCAAACTTGTGGGTATGTCTTTCTCAGTATCTTACTGTCTTTCAGTTTGATGGGAAACTCATGAGTGTTAACCCTGTACTTCTCTGTTAGACTCAGTCCTTAGCAGTTTATCCTGTGTATCTCCGCCCCTTTTGTGACCCTTGTCCTTTCCACTTCTCCattgcccatttcctctttttcccttACTTCCTCCCTGCCCAAACCTTGCTGCCCACACCAATTGGTAAACTCCTCAAATCAAGACTGGGTACAGAGTTCCAGGTGGGAGAGAAAAGGGCTATCATGGGGTCTTAGGGAATTTTCAGGGGCAAGTTATCAGAGCTCTGTCTCTGAACAGGGCTAGAGTGAGATGGCGGGTTTAGATAGCCTTTCCCAAGCATGGGTGTTGCCTCTTTCCACGGTAGCAGGGGCTTGGTCACTGAAGGACGCAGACGTAGGAGACCGATCTCCTAGCTCCCTTGGTTGGCCCTTCCGGGAGCCGCCCGGTCTCTAgtgcaggaaggggaaggggccaGAGCTCAGAGGAAGGCGTGGCAGGAAGGGGGCAACGCTGTGGTCAGGGAGCCGCTCGGGAGCCGCTCGCAGAGCACAGCTGCACGGTGCTGTCAGAGCGTCCGATCCCCAGCTCGCggcccctcagcccctgcccaaGATGTTTCCAGCAGTGGTCTTGCTCTTAATCCTTTTGGTTGAACAAGCAGGTAAGAGGGTTTGGTGAGGGACAGTGAGCTGGGCTCCAGGGTGGGAATTAAGGGCATGTGTCTGAGGGCTGAGGCAGGGACAGACAGAGGGAGGCTGGCACTGGGAGGATGGGCACAGAGACCCTGCAGCTGGTCCTGTCCAGTCTCTGTCAGGGCGCAGGACTTGTAGTTCCCTCCTTTCTTGTTCCCTTCTTACTTTTTCAGGACTGATACACACGTAAGTCTTCAGTTTGGCAGAGGAGGGGAGTGGGTGTATGACATGAAAAGCTGGTCTGGGGGAAAATTCCGTTTCTCATGATCAGCGTTTTCTGTGGGGTGCCTTTGGTCTTATCCATTGGGAGCTGATCTCTAGCTGgttaaataatattcataaagCCCCCTTTAGGAAGGCAGGGGCCTGTCCTTGTGTTTAGGAGTGAGGCAAGGGTAGTCAAATACGTGATTGCGGCTTCTGTGGGTCATCACTAAGACACAGTTGATGTGAGGGTGGGGGCAGCGTACAATGCCCCGTTCCAGAGAGCTGAACGTCAGCTGAGAAATGGAGGCAGCAATGGGAAGTCTTCTGCAGCTCTGAGGCTCCAGGCGTTCTCTAAACTCTCCTCGTTCTGTCTGCGTTGTCTGTGTTTTGAAGCTGTGTTTTCACAGCTGGGGTTCGGGGAGGAAGAGGTTAGTGAAACTTAAGGGAAAGTGGGGAAGTTAAAAGGGACGGACTGGGATGGAGCTCCACCAGCCCAGCTGTGAAGATGGAAGGACTAAGTGAGCGGCCAGTCTGCTGCCATGGGATGAGGGAGCAGGGACACTGAGGCATAAAAGAGAGGGCACAAACCTGGAACGCAGAAGACCTGAATTTCAATTCCAGCTCTGGCACTTCACGCTATGACCCTAAATGAATTACGTAgcttttctgagccttggtttcatCATCTACAAAACGGCGATGATGTTTCCGTCACGGGGTAGTTTTGAGACTTATGTAATACCGTGTGTGAAAGAGTGTCACAGAATAAAACGTACTTCACCCATATGTCACATGCCCATGAGCCCTCTGATAGGGGTCAGAGCAGATAGAGGCTGGAGCTCagactttatttgatttttttccttgcaCGAAACTTCCTCTCTCAGTGGCCTAGGGTGAGTAACGGGGCAGAGTACCCGGAGCCGGAATCCATACAGCTTGTGGTCATTCCCTTGAGCCTGGGCTAAGACACTCGCTCAGCCTTATGTGCAGAGCCATCGGTATCTATAAGGCCAAGGAAAGCAGGCACCTTGTTTTTACGTATTTAAGTGTCTTagttgggtgggtgggggggacagAAAGCGATGTGGCTGAGGCTAGATGACCCATAATAGAGTGAttgccttccctcctttcctcagcTCACATCCTTCCTGTCCAGCCCTTAGCAACAGGTCACAGGACTTAGCAGAGACACCCCTGTGGTTTCTTTGCTGAAATTTGTCACTGCCTCCACTCACTTGACCCCCCTGGGCCGAGGTTTTGGTCTTGGCTCAGTGAACTCAGATGGGTCCCTTGAGGGCTATGGAATGCTCAGTGGTGCCTGAGGAACCCACAGTGCTAAAAAGAGAGGGTTGGGGGCTGAGGGAGAAGCTCTCAACTCTCAGAACCTGTAAGTTCCATCACAACAGAACTGTTCACacttcctgtcctacccctagcctagggtgaggaagaagagggagaggtgaGAGAAATAGGAATCTAGAGAGGAAGATGAAGTTTCTTCTCTGGGACAGTGCCCCTCCAAGTCCCGTCCTACCTCCCAgagccctttctttctctcctctgagcACCAGATCTTTCCTGCTGCCCCTGACCCCATGGGTACCCTCTGTCCCCTCAGCGGCCCTGGGAGAGCCTCAGCTCTGCTATATCCTGGACGCAATCCTGTTTTTATATGGTATTATCCTCACCCTGCTCTACTGTCGACTCAAGGTAAGGCTGGGCAGCGTGGGATGAGGGCTGGAAGGAGAAGTGGGAGGGTGGTGGCAGCATGGCTCCAAAGAGAGGGAATGAAAGGGGTTCCCCTACAACGTTTGGAGGTGGGGTTGGGCCACTAACTTCACCTTTACTGATGGCCTTTCCCCTACTCCAGCTGCAGGTGCGAAAGGCAGCTACAGCCAGCTATGAGGTATGGACCCTTCCTCAACTGGGTATCAACAATTTTTCAGTCTCTCAGCCCTTCTGGGGCTTTAGCCTTGGGATCTGCGGTCTCTGGGGGGCATGGGACTCAGGTGCTGATCTCTGTAAGCTTCAGAGGTCCCCCTCCTACCTCATCCTACCACCCTGCCACCTAGCCAAATCACAAAATATTCAACAGGTGACGAGGAAGAGTCAAGCGTAGAGTGACAAGGCGTACATGAGAGTGTTGtatgttgtgtgtatatgtgtgttggtAGCCATATGGGCAAATGTGCATTCATGCCCCAGAGTATCCATGGGAGTACCCTCTAGCCCAAGGGGGCCAGCCACCCCTGGACACATACCTCCCGGGGTAGGGAAGAAGATGCTGAGGGGCCCTGGAGATGTGGGTCTCTAATGCCTTGCCCTTTTACCTCTGCAGAAATCAGATGGCATTTACACGGTGAGTGAACCTGCCTCCCAACCCCAGTCCCAGGAAGTCAGCAGAAGAGGGTGGGCTTTTGAGTGAACTTTGGAAGGGGTAGGGCCTCTGGGGGTGGGTAGGAGGCCCTGTGATGGGCTCAAGCTCCTGACTGTTCTCTGACTTCCACCTCCAGGGCCTGAGCACCCGGAACCAGGAGACTTATGAGACCCTGAAGCATGAGAAACCGCCACAATAACTTCAGAACAGATGCCCTTGGTCACCTCCTTCTTCCACTCTCCTCCCAGCCCTCGTAGCTGGCATCACATATGCCTCCCCGCCGTTAATGCCAGCTGACCCTATCCCTGTAATGATGCTATGCCCCCCATTAATAGACACCAGTGGTTCCTCCTCCCTGTCAAAGACCTTAGATGCTCTTCATTAATGTTTATATTCTAGTCTCACCTCTTTATGCCACCCTTCTCCGCTTCCCCGTCCCCAACTCCCACTAAACGATGGAAACGGAAGGCACTAACATCAATAAAGTTACCACAGACTGGATtctatgcattcattcatttaacatacATTTACTCAGCCTCTACTAGCCTAGGCTGGATACTGAAGATATCACAAGGCAAATTTAGTTCCTGACCTTCCATAACTCATAGTCTAATAGACCAGAGCTGTTGTGCTTGATTGAGGGATGAATGCTGACTGTGACTGGGGGAAGGATGAGACCCTTGATCCCCAGGCTCTCTAGCAGGGTGCTGGAGCAGGGAGTAATGTGTTGGGGGTCTAGGCACATTCAGAGACATTTGAACCCAAGAAGTGACTTCCGCACCCAGCTTGGCCCTCTGTGTCTGACAACGGAAACAAGGTTGGGTTGCGGAGAAGCCTGGCTGTCCAACCCCAAATAGTCACCAGTCCAGATCAGAGTGGGCTTCAGGGAGCAGTGTGAGCGCAGCTCGCAATATACATGCATATGGGCATTAGCATAGCTGAAAAGCCAAACATGCAGAAGGGATGGTGCGACTAAAGCTTGTGTGATGCTCCCAATGGAAGGTTTTATGGGAACCGTGTTTTCAGTGGATTCTGGGGCAAGAGGGACCTGAGGGAGCCAGGTCTGGGTTGGAGGAGGGTAAGGCAAAGGGGAACAAGTCAGGTCCAGACGGGAGGCCAGGTCCTCCAACTGCATGGGTGAGTGGTGAAGGAATCCCCCTTCTCAGTGCCTGTCCTGTTTCGAGGCAGGATTCCCTGGTAGTATCTGAATCCCATCCCAGCCCTGTCCAAATGGGTCCAGAGTCTCCAGGCTTACCCCTAGCAACCCCCTATGCTGGGCAATACTTTGTACTGCATGGTGACTTACACTTTTCAATGTGTTTTCCATCCTGTCGTACCATTTGATCCACTCATTAAAACTGTGAGGAAATTCAGGCTCTTTGAAGTTAATTAACCTGTCCAATGTCGTCTTGCAAGTGACAGACAGATCTGTGTCCCTGCACGTTTTGCcacatgaggaaaaaataaatagacactgagaaagaaaggggaagaaagtaGTCACGAGTGGTAAGGGTCTAAAAGCCCAGACTGAAGAGGTTGGTCAGCATACAGATGagcgggggagggatagactgggagtttgggattgacatgtacacactgctatagttaaaatagataaccaacaaggacctactgtatagcacagggaactctgttcaatactctgtaataacctaaatgggaaaagaatttgaaatagaacagatacatgtatatgtataactgaatcgctctgctgtacacctgaaatgcaacactgttaatcaacaaaactccaatataaaattaaaaaaaaaaatatatatatatatatacagaagaaATTGGAGCTATCTCTGGTGTCTGGGGAAAAGGTGATTTCAGATGAGATATGACGAATGAGTCAGGGTAGAGAAGTAactcttttaaatataaagtggaagtaaacttttattggaaaatgCCCATTTTCCCATTTTGGGATTGTAAGTCTCCTGCATCAGTCCAGCCTGACCTccattccattttgatttaatccAGGTATCACAGCTACCAAAATTTCTCAAGTCCCTCATGTCCATCAAGTTGGAGACCTGTTAGGCCTTTAACTGGCTACCACATCTACTAGCTCCAGGCTCTAAGATGGCTACCAGAACTTGGGCCAGTTCCATGAATAGCACCCAGGTAATAGTGGGGGACAGGCTTGGAATGAGTGTTCCCAGACAGGGGGTCTAGGTGAGAGGTTTCAAATGGAAGGATTAGAGCACCTTCAGGGAGAGGAGTTTTTTATTGCAGGATGGGGGAAAGCACAGAGTTCCCCTGGctcagaagggaagggaggggcctTGGGTGACACCTTTGGACTCATTTTGGGGAAGCTTTCTCCTCTTCATAGTATGATAGAGGAAATTCTGAAGGGTGCTCTCATTTCCCATGACCTTCAGGAGTCTAGGGATTCAGTTCATGAATCTTTCATGCCTTTCAAGGTACCATGTCCACGGCAAAGTCTCTTTAGTTTCTCCTGCAGGGCCATTCCCAGGCCTGTAGAAAAATCCCTGGGGTTTGGAGAAGAGTCACAGGCACCCCTACTCTGTCATTTCCATCACTGGTCTCTTCAACCCTTTCTCCACCCCTTCACACCAAAAC
The genomic region above belongs to Phocoena sinus isolate mPhoSin1 chromosome 1, mPhoSin1.pri, whole genome shotgun sequence and contains:
- the NDUFS2 gene encoding NADH dehydrogenase [ubiquinone] iron-sulfur protein 2, mitochondrial isoform X2, with product MATLRALCGLRGVAALVLRPGAGARLPIQPTRGARQWQPDVEWAEQFGGAVMYPTKETAHWKPPPWNDVDPPKDTLVSNLTLNFGPQHPAAHGVLRLVMELSGEMVRKCDPHIGLLHRGTEKLIEYKTYLQALPYFDRLDYVSMMCNEQAYSLAVEKLLNIQPPPRAQWIRVLFGEITRLLNHIMAVTTHALDIGAMTPFFWLFEEREKMFEFYERVSGARMHAAYVRPGGVHQDLPLGLMDDIYEFSKNFSLRIDELEEMLTNNRIWQNRTVDIGVVTAEDALNYGFSGVMLRGSGIQWDLRKTQPYDVYDQVEFDVPVGSRGDCYDRYLCRVEEMRQSLRIILQCLNKMPPGEIKVDDAKVSPPKRAEMKTSMESLIHHFKLYTEGYQVPPGATYTAIEAPKVPKILCLEK
- the NDUFS2 gene encoding NADH dehydrogenase [ubiquinone] iron-sulfur protein 2, mitochondrial isoform X1; the protein is MATLRALCGLRGVAALVLRPGAGARLPIQPTRGARQWQPDVEWAEQFGGAVMYPTKETAHWKPPPWNDVDPPKDTLVSNLTLNFGPQHPAAHGVLRLVMELSGEMVRKCDPHIGLLHRGTEKLIEYKTYLQALPYFDRLDYVSMMCNEQAYSLAVEKLLNIQPPPRAQWIRVLFGEITRLLNHIMAVTTHALDIGAMTPFFWLFEEREKMFEFYERVSGARMHAAYVRPGGVHQDLPLGLMDDIYEFSKNFSLRIDELEEMLTNNRIWQNRTVDIGVVTAEDALNYGFSGVMLRGSGIQWDLRKTQPYDVYDQVEFDVPVGSRGDCYDRYLCRVEEMRQSLRIILQCLNKMPPGEIKVDDAKVSPPKRAEMKTSMESLIHHFKLYTEGYQVPPGATYTAIEAPKGEFGVYLVSDGSSRPYRCKIKAPGFAHLAGLDKMSKGHMLADVVAIIGTQDIVFGEVDR
- the FCER1G gene encoding high affinity immunoglobulin epsilon receptor subunit gamma; protein product: MFPAVVLLLILLVEQAAALGEPQLCYILDAILFLYGIILTLLYCRLKLQVRKAATASYEKSDGIYTGLSTRNQETYETLKHEKPPQ